A region from the Brevibacterium paucivorans genome encodes:
- the aroC gene encoding chorismate synthase, translated as MLRWLTAGESHGEALVGILVGLPAHVDVTTEDISRALARRRLGYGRGARMKFEADKVRLVGGVRHGKTLGGPVAIEVGNTEWPKWETVMSPNPVDPDELEGQARAAKLTRPRPGHADLVGMMKYDWDEARPILERASARETATRVALGAVASQFLKALDIEIVSHTVAIGPVEGGRDLARPTAADVEQLDADPLRCFDPELSQRMVAEVEDAKKAGDTLGGVVEVIVYGAFPGLGSHVTGDRRLESRLAASLMGIQAIKGVEIGDGFETARRRGSVAHDEIDAENGVKRLTNRAGGIEGGMTTGEPIIVRAAMKPISTVPRALSTVDVATQEPAKAHHQRSDVCAVPAAGVVAEAMVALELAQAVLEKCGGDSVDEVKRNRDAYLSHIDPFLLGQ; from the coding sequence ATGTTGAGATGGTTGACCGCAGGTGAATCGCACGGCGAAGCGCTCGTAGGAATCCTCGTAGGACTCCCCGCACACGTCGATGTCACCACTGAAGATATTTCCCGCGCACTCGCGCGCCGCCGCCTGGGCTACGGCCGAGGCGCCCGCATGAAGTTCGAAGCCGACAAGGTACGCCTCGTCGGAGGTGTTCGCCACGGCAAGACCCTGGGCGGACCCGTAGCAATCGAAGTGGGCAACACCGAATGGCCCAAATGGGAAACCGTCATGAGCCCCAACCCCGTCGACCCTGACGAGCTGGAAGGGCAGGCTCGGGCCGCTAAGCTGACGCGACCTCGGCCGGGCCACGCCGACCTCGTTGGCATGATGAAGTACGACTGGGACGAAGCGCGCCCAATCCTGGAACGCGCCTCCGCCCGCGAAACCGCAACCCGCGTGGCCCTGGGCGCTGTCGCGAGCCAGTTTCTCAAGGCCCTCGACATCGAGATCGTGTCCCACACCGTGGCCATTGGCCCGGTGGAAGGAGGACGCGATCTGGCACGCCCCACGGCCGCTGACGTTGAACAGCTGGACGCTGACCCGTTGCGTTGCTTCGATCCGGAGCTCTCGCAACGGATGGTCGCCGAGGTCGAAGACGCCAAGAAGGCTGGTGACACCTTGGGTGGGGTCGTCGAAGTTATTGTGTACGGCGCGTTCCCTGGTCTGGGATCGCACGTGACCGGGGACCGTCGTTTGGAATCGCGCCTGGCTGCCTCACTCATGGGCATCCAAGCGATCAAGGGCGTGGAGATTGGCGACGGCTTTGAAACCGCACGTCGTCGCGGCTCCGTGGCTCACGACGAGATCGACGCCGAAAACGGCGTGAAGCGTCTGACCAACCGCGCCGGCGGTATCGAAGGTGGCATGACCACCGGCGAACCCATCATTGTGCGCGCGGCCATGAAACCCATTTCCACCGTGCCTCGCGCCCTGTCCACGGTCGACGTGGCCACCCAGGAACCAGCCAAGGCACACCACCAGCGCTCCGACGTATGTGCCGTGCCCGCGGCCGGTGTGGTCGCCGAAGCCATGGTCGCGCTGGAACTTGCCCAAGCTGTGCTGGAGAAGTGCGGCGGGGATTCCGTTGATGAAGTCAAACGCAACCGCGACGCATACCTCAGCCACATCGATCCGTTCCTGTTGGGCCAATGA
- a CDS encoding shikimate kinase: MSVEPVPRPAPPLNPVPAAGARIALIGPPAAGKSTIGRLLAERLDIPLRDTDARIVEQHGDIQQIFASRGEARFREIEREVVRRSLRELLDRPGVVSLGGGAILNPGTRAQLKHPAIKVITIMIDADVARVRLGGSRRPLLDDDADPVAAWQALVDERRPLYESVSTATVSASNEPPSTVVNRVVDVLTKLQREEEYARFDQEETID, encoded by the coding sequence ATGAGTGTCGAGCCCGTCCCCAGGCCAGCACCCCCACTCAACCCAGTGCCGGCCGCGGGCGCGCGAATCGCGTTGATCGGTCCACCGGCAGCGGGGAAGTCCACAATTGGACGGTTGCTCGCTGAACGCCTGGACATTCCACTGCGCGACACCGACGCCCGCATCGTCGAACAACACGGAGATATCCAGCAGATTTTTGCCTCCCGAGGTGAAGCCCGGTTCCGCGAAATTGAGCGCGAGGTTGTGCGCAGGTCCCTGCGCGAGCTGTTGGACCGCCCCGGAGTGGTCTCCCTAGGTGGGGGAGCGATCCTCAACCCGGGAACCCGCGCCCAGCTCAAGCACCCGGCCATCAAAGTCATCACCATCATGATCGACGCCGATGTTGCGCGCGTGCGCCTGGGCGGGTCACGCCGTCCTCTCTTAGACGACGACGCCGACCCCGTAGCCGCGTGGCAAGCACTCGTGGACGAACGACGGCCACTATATGAGTCCGTGTCCACCGCAACCGTGAGTGCGTCGAACGAACCACCCTCAACAGTGGTCAACCGAGTGGTTGACGTGCTCACTAAACTGCAACGTGAAGAAGAGTACGCCCGCTTTGATCAGGAGGAGACCATTGACTGA